Proteins encoded within one genomic window of Thermococcus sp. 21S7:
- a CDS encoding phosphatase PAP2 family protein has translation MNLLQRRLQDPEVLVRLNAFFLSYFGWIAFGVLYGVIGRWSVDVTSEFLRLPLTSREFVVGLVEFTKGIPPLYSLFTVVYYLGFSGSIALIVVYLLIYKKDLMASDELFIRYLMAYAAAGAVYLVFHIYAPHIVYNLPGYNSSNTLLTRQEFVLPSLHNTIITINIATIWRYRKELGGKLLVLVNTLIPFATVFLGHHWVYDVLAGIALGAFIAKATEGRTTRIPETLYNLEIASLRKVTVVNFLIAVLVLIVAANPDRWLEIINGLLPGP, from the coding sequence ATGAACCTGCTCCAGCGTCGCCTTCAGGACCCGGAGGTGCTCGTACGGCTCAACGCGTTCTTCCTCAGCTACTTTGGGTGGATCGCCTTCGGAGTGCTGTACGGAGTTATCGGCCGCTGGAGCGTTGATGTGACCTCGGAGTTCCTGAGGCTCCCCCTCACGTCCAGAGAATTCGTCGTGGGCCTCGTTGAGTTCACAAAGGGCATCCCCCCACTGTACTCACTCTTTACGGTTGTCTACTATCTCGGGTTCTCCGGCTCCATAGCCCTCATAGTTGTCTATCTGCTCATCTACAAGAAGGACCTCATGGCCTCGGACGAGCTGTTCATCCGCTATCTGATGGCCTACGCCGCTGCAGGAGCGGTGTACCTCGTCTTTCATATCTACGCCCCCCACATAGTCTACAACCTGCCGGGATACAACTCGTCGAACACTCTCCTGACGAGACAGGAGTTCGTCCTTCCGTCCCTCCACAACACCATCATAACGATAAACATCGCCACCATCTGGAGGTACAGAAAAGAACTCGGAGGCAAGCTTCTTGTACTGGTGAACACCCTCATACCCTTTGCCACGGTTTTCCTAGGCCACCACTGGGTCTACGACGTTCTGGCGGGCATAGCGCTCGGCGCTTTCATAGCCAAAGCCACGGAAGGAAGGACAACCAGGATCCCCGAGACCCTCTACAACCTGGAGATCGCCTCCCTGCGGAAGGTAACGGTGGTGAACTTCCTCATTGCGGTTCTCGTCCTTATAGTCGCCGCCAACCCCGACAGGTGGCTGGAGATTATAAACGGACTCCTTCCGGGCCCCTGA
- a CDS encoding ATP-binding protein has product MVCKNFFRTRPVMEEECLWGEGHRGAVEDLLSAALRGNTAVLLGPRRVGKTSVVSVMAEKLRRKRGHHYVYFNFSRFIGSRAISISDIEPKRTSLKMITTSKSYTISFRGLSVEVRKTSIEEFSRDFSTLVRVISQNARLGVLIFDEAQVLARLKNLDFRGLLQEITDSYPNISLVFTGSMPGMLVEYLNPSAERPNFMRSAEIFTLPRWSTGEGRGYLMEGFRSYGISVANELELSRAVEELGGVPGFVSHYGITVVNFVRDGKSPEEALPMALEKSRRYALEEWRKDIEAFLNVYNSEVYMGVLRVLAEAYPSALRGAEIYRRLQSLGLAPTRVQHVYKYLETLEKAGFVRSSEKRYWIEDPLLREAVKKFSPH; this is encoded by the coding sequence ATGGTATGTAAAAACTTCTTCCGGACGAGGCCGGTGATGGAGGAGGAATGTCTCTGGGGTGAGGGCCACAGAGGGGCCGTTGAAGACCTCCTCAGTGCGGCCCTTCGGGGCAACACCGCGGTTCTCCTCGGCCCGAGAAGGGTGGGGAAAACGAGCGTGGTCAGTGTGATGGCGGAGAAGCTGCGGAGAAAGAGGGGACACCACTACGTCTATTTCAACTTCTCCCGGTTCATCGGATCGAGGGCGATTTCAATATCGGATATAGAACCAAAGAGAACGTCATTGAAGATGATAACGACGAGCAAGAGCTATACAATATCCTTCAGGGGCCTCAGTGTTGAGGTGAGAAAAACGAGCATCGAAGAGTTCAGCAGGGACTTTTCGACACTGGTTAGAGTCATTTCCCAGAATGCCAGGTTGGGCGTTTTGATATTCGATGAAGCTCAGGTTCTGGCCAGGCTGAAGAACCTCGACTTCAGGGGTCTCCTGCAGGAGATAACGGACAGCTATCCGAACATCTCCCTCGTTTTCACTGGTTCAATGCCGGGTATGCTGGTTGAATATCTGAATCCAAGCGCCGAAAGGCCCAACTTCATGCGCTCGGCGGAAATCTTCACCCTTCCAAGGTGGAGCACCGGGGAGGGAAGGGGCTACCTCATGGAAGGGTTCAGAAGTTACGGAATAAGTGTGGCGAACGAGCTGGAGCTCTCAAGGGCCGTTGAAGAGCTGGGGGGAGTTCCCGGGTTCGTCTCCCACTACGGCATCACGGTCGTCAACTTCGTGAGGGATGGAAAAAGCCCGGAAGAAGCGCTCCCAATGGCCCTTGAGAAAAGCAGGAGGTATGCGCTTGAGGAATGGCGGAAGGACATAGAGGCTTTTCTGAACGTCTACAACAGTGAGGTTTATATGGGAGTCCTCAGAGTCCTGGCCGAGGCTTATCCCAGCGCCCTCCGAGGAGCCGAAATCTACCGGAGGCTTCAATCCCTCGGTCTCGCTCCCACCAGGGTACAGCACGTCTACAAATACCTTGAAACGCTGGAAAAGGCGGGCTTCGTTCGTTCATCGGAAAAAAGGTATTGGATTGAAGACCCGCTTCTCAGGGAGGCAGTTAAAAAATTTAGCCCCCATTGA
- a CDS encoding HAD family hydrolase encodes MRIPNYGEIRAQAVLFDLNGTLGESGKVGEEVKHLLKRLADRYTVVVLSADTFGTLEEEFKGLPVRVERVSSGAEKAEIARGYEPYIAVGNGNNDVAMLEGAELAFCVIGPEGASIDALLASDVVVQDVKDAIGMLLDEKKLIATLRG; translated from the coding sequence ATGCGAATACCGAACTACGGAGAAATACGGGCCCAAGCCGTTCTTTTCGACCTCAACGGCACACTTGGAGAAAGCGGAAAAGTTGGGGAGGAGGTAAAGCATCTCCTCAAAAGGCTTGCGGACAGGTACACGGTCGTCGTTCTGAGCGCGGACACCTTTGGAACGCTTGAGGAGGAGTTTAAAGGACTCCCCGTGAGGGTAGAGAGGGTTTCGAGCGGTGCCGAGAAGGCCGAAATCGCGAGGGGCTACGAACCGTACATAGCGGTTGGCAATGGCAACAACGACGTGGCCATGCTCGAAGGGGCGGAGCTGGCTTTCTGCGTGATAGGGCCGGAGGGAGCGAGCATAGATGCCCTCCTCGCCAGCGACGTGGTGGTGCAGGACGTTAAGGATGCTATCGGCATGCTCCTCGATGAGAAAAAGCTCATAGCGACCCTGAGAGGGTGA
- a CDS encoding YigZ family protein: protein MDYRTLKGIGTAELVIKKSVFIGYASPAKTEEGAKAFIAKIKAHHSDATHNVSAYLINDGKNFAVRYDDDGEPKGSAGKPVLKVIQNRGLSNVVVVVTRYFGGIKLGYGGLVKAYSDAASLAIENAGIVEVYETERFQVTFPYSLFHLVRETVENSGGRVVGEDYGELVTFTVETRKGEAEGLMELLTERTRGRIRLRRLFMSSFEGNL from the coding sequence ATGGACTACAGAACTTTGAAGGGCATCGGAACCGCTGAGCTGGTGATCAAGAAGTCAGTGTTCATAGGCTACGCCTCGCCAGCGAAGACGGAGGAAGGGGCCAAAGCATTCATCGCGAAAATCAAGGCCCACCACAGCGATGCAACTCACAACGTTTCCGCCTACCTCATCAACGACGGGAAGAACTTCGCAGTCCGCTACGATGACGACGGCGAGCCGAAGGGCAGCGCGGGGAAGCCAGTTCTCAAGGTTATCCAGAACAGGGGGCTGAGCAACGTTGTAGTTGTCGTTACCCGCTACTTCGGCGGCATAAAACTTGGTTACGGCGGTTTGGTCAAAGCCTACAGCGATGCGGCGAGCCTGGCCATAGAGAACGCGGGTATCGTCGAAGTTTACGAGACGGAGCGCTTCCAGGTCACATTCCCCTACAGCCTCTTTCATCTCGTCAGGGAGACCGTTGAGAATTCCGGAGGGAGGGTCGTTGGAGAGGATTACGGCGAGCTGGTGACGTTTACCGTCGAAACGAGAAAAGGCGAAGCCGAGGGGCTGATGGAGCTCTTGACGGAGAGGACGAGGGGAAGGATCCGGCTCAGGAGGCTCTTCATGAGTTCGTTTGAGGGGAATCTTTAG